GCTTTCGGCGTCACGAAGTGCACCATCTGCTTTTTTTGCAATCAAAGTTAATGATTCATCATCAATTTCTATTCTTTCAGAATCAGCAATTTTATTAAGTAATTTTTTAATTTCAGAAAGTTCAATTCTTCTAAAATCAAATCTTTGGCATCGTGAAATTATTGTCAGTGGAACTTTATGAATATCAGTTGTTGCGAAAATAAAAATGGTATGTTCAGGCGGTTCTTCCAAGGTTTTTAAAAGCGCATTGAAAGATTCTGTGGTAAGCATGTGAACTTCATCAATAATATAAATTTTGTATTCACCGCTTGTTGGTGCATATTTTACAGATTCGCGTAAAGTTCTAATTTCATCAATTCTGCGATTTGATGCGCCGTCAATTTCAATAATATCTAACGATTGAGATTTGAGAAAATTTTCACAAGCATCACATTTGTTGCATGGTTCTCCGCCATTTGGATTTTTACAATTTAAACGTTTTGCCAAAATTCTTGCAGTTGTAGTTTTTCCAACTCCACGTGGTCCGGCAAAAATATACGCATGACCAATTCTATTATTTTCAATTGCATTTTTTAAAGTTGTTGTTATGTGTTGTTGACCAACAACGTCTTCAAATAATTGTGGTCGCCATTTTCTTGCTGTAACAATAAAAGTCATAATAATTTTTCAATTTTTGATTGAGTTATTTTCAATTTTTCCGAAATCATTTCACAAATTTTTTCTAACCAAATTTTATCGGTTTCATTAAATGCAGAAAACTCTTTGCTATCTAGATCTAAAACTCCAATAATATTTTCATCAAAAGAAATGGGAATTACAATTTCCGAATTTGTTTCAATATCGCAAGCAATATGTCCGGGAAATTCATGAACATTTGGAACTACTTGAGTTAATTTAGTTTCAACAGATTTTCCGCAAACTCCTTTTCCAATTTCAATTTTTGTACACGCAACTTTTCCTTGAAATGGACCAAGATATAACAAATTATTTTTGAATAAATAAAATCCAACCCAGCTAATTTTTTCAAAAGTTTGTTTAAATGCTGCAGTAATGTTTGATAGATTTGTAATTATTGGATCATTTGTATTTATCAAATTTTCAATCTGAAGAAATAATAATTTATAAGTTTCTTCCAAGTCCAAATTTTTATCAATATTAATTTCTAAACTCATTTTGAAACTTTTCTTGGTTTTCTTTTAGTTTTTGGTTTTTCAAAAACATATTGGAAAGCTTCTTTAATATCGTCAACCGGAATTATTTTTAAACCATCTTTTATTGCTGATTTTATTTCAACTAAATCATTTTCATTTCCTTTTGGAATTAAAACTGTAGAAATTCCGTTCCGTTTTGCTGCAAGAAGTTTTTCATTCAATCCGCCAATTGGTAAAACTTTACCGCGTAAAGTAATTTCTCCAGTCATCGCAACATCACCACTTGCTGGTTTTTTACTTATTGCCGAATACATTGCCAAAGTCATTGTAATTCCAGCTGAAGGTCCGTCTTTTGGAATTGCTCCTTCCGGCAAATGAATATGAATTTCTTTTCCCTTATGAAAATTTAAAGGTAATTTTAATTCTTTTGCATTTGATCTCAAATAACTAAGTGCAGCTTGTGCAGATTCTTTCATTACTTCGCCAAGTTTTCCGGTAAGAGTTAATTTCCCGGTTCCATCCATAATTGTAACTTCAACATTTAGAATTTCTCCACCGACGCTCGTCCAAGCCAAACCTGTTACACTTCCAATTTTTGATTCTCGTAAATTTTTCTGCATTCTAAATTTTGGAACACCCAAATATTTTTCAATTTTTTCCGGAGTAATTGCAAATCCTTCAAAGATCTTATTTTTTGTGCGGGACTTAGATTTGTTCATCACAATTTCTTTAGCAGTTTTTCTAAACACCGATGCAATTTCTCGTTCTAAATTTCTCACGCCGGCTTCTCTCGTATATTCCAAAATTATTTTTTGAACAGATTTATCATGCAATTCAACTTTCAACTTATTTAAACCGTGCGCTTCCAGTTGTTTAGGAACAATATGTTTTTTTGCAATTTCAATTTTTTCATGTTCAAGATATCCGGGCAATTCAATAATTTCCATTCGATCTTGTAAAGGCAAAGGAATATTATATCTAACATTTGCTGTTGTAATAAACATAACTTGAGAAAGATCATATTCAACATCCAAATAATGATCTGAAAAATTATGATTTTGTTCGGGGTCTAAAACTTCCAACATTGCAGAAGATGGATCGCCGCGGAAATCCATGCTCATTTTATCAATTTCATCAAGTAAAATTACAGGATTTATTGTTCCGGCTTTTTTCATTGATTGAATAATTTTTCCGGGAAGTGCGCCAATATAAGTTCTTCTATGCCCGCGTATTTCAGCTTCATCACGAACTCCGCCCAAACTTATTCGAACAAAATTTCTACCTAAAGCTCTTGCAATTGATTTGCCGAGCGACGTTTTTCCAACTCCGGGAGGACCGACAAAACACAAAATTTGTCCTTTCATTTGCTTAACCAAATTAAGAACAGCAATATGTTCAACAATTCTTTCTTTTGGTTTGTCCAAACCGTAATGATCTTCATCCAAAATTTTTCTAACATTTTCAATATCAAGAATATCTTTTGTTTTATTAGCCCACGGAACATCTGTAAGCCAATCAAGATAATTTCTAATGACCGTAAACTCCGGTGAACTTGGCGGAGTTTTTCTAAGTTTTTCAAATTCTTCTGCCGCTTTTGCTTTTGCATCTTTTGGCATTTTAGCTTTTGCAATTTTTTCTTTTATCTTTTTAAATTCCGGAGAAATTTCTTCCTCTTTACCCAATTCATCTTGAAGAATTCTAATTTGTTCCGCAATAATAAATTTACGC
The nucleotide sequence above comes from Ignavibacteriota bacterium. Encoded proteins:
- a CDS encoding GAF domain-containing protein translates to MSLEINIDKNLDLEETYKLLFLQIENLINTNDPIITNLSNITAAFKQTFEKISWVGFYLFKNNLLYLGPFQGKVACTKIEIGKGVCGKSVETKLTQVVPNVHEFPGHIACDIETNSEIVIPISFDENIIGVLDLDSKEFSAFNETDKIWLEKICEMISEKLKITQSKIEKLL
- the lon gene encoding endopeptidase La; this encodes MATTKKNNSDESTILNEIPKLLPVLPLRDNIIFPYMIFPVLVGREQSINAANYSLEHSKFIFLSAQKRANLEDPTAEDIFEEGTIAKIIQILKLPNGLMKILVDGIVQGKIKKFSNRKEFFEAEVEIILSEPIEPQELNALIRQLSNQFKDYVKNNRNIPAEAITAYENIDEPDRKLFYVAANINQSIQVKQSILKKFSLRDQIYDVIKLLNSEVDILKVEKEIELKVQENITKTQRKFIIAEQIRILQDELGKEEEISPEFKKIKEKIAKAKMPKDAKAKAAEEFEKLRKTPPSSPEFTVIRNYLDWLTDVPWANKTKDILDIENVRKILDEDHYGLDKPKERIVEHIAVLNLVKQMKGQILCFVGPPGVGKTSLGKSIARALGRNFVRISLGGVRDEAEIRGHRRTYIGALPGKIIQSMKKAGTINPVILLDEIDKMSMDFRGDPSSAMLEVLDPEQNHNFSDHYLDVEYDLSQVMFITTANVRYNIPLPLQDRMEIIELPGYLEHEKIEIAKKHIVPKQLEAHGLNKLKVELHDKSVQKIILEYTREAGVRNLEREIASVFRKTAKEIVMNKSKSRTKNKIFEGFAITPEKIEKYLGVPKFRMQKNLRESKIGSVTGLAWTSVGGEILNVEVTIMDGTGKLTLTGKLGEVMKESAQAALSYLRSNAKELKLPLNFHKGKEIHIHLPEGAIPKDGPSAGITMTLAMYSAISKKPASGDVAMTGEITLRGKVLPIGGLNEKLLAAKRNGISTVLIPKGNENDLVEIKSAIKDGLKIIPVDDIKEAFQYVFEKPKTKRKPRKVSK